The following nucleotide sequence is from Coregonus clupeaformis isolate EN_2021a unplaced genomic scaffold, ASM2061545v1 scaf1058, whole genome shotgun sequence.
AGACAAGATAGCATGACAGATAAACTATGGCAGCAACAAGTTTGTCGAACTAGCGCAAGTTGGTTTGGctactttccctctctctttctccctcagtgCTACACACACCGGCCCCTGCTCCTCTCTCGACTGCCCCCTACCGTTAGCGCAGCGCACCTTCTCTCTCAAATCTCCattgaagtaaaataaaataaaatacattcttTAAAACATATGTATCCAGATATCCGAATAAAAGATCATGATATTATTCAAATAGTGAAATAATTTAAAATGCCCATCGCTACCCTAAGCTATTCACTTGCTTACATGTACATCCACATTTATCTGTCATTGCCTCCAGagaccgttttttttttttttttttttgaaaagccCAAAATGTCCTCTCATAAGTACAACAGGACCTAACACAGTGGCATGTATTTCATTAGTGATACGGATCAAACACAAATGTCCATTAAAGAACATAAAAAATGATTGCTGGGTCTCAGGAGGATATGGGAGCTTGTAAGACTTCCCTATGACATTGTTAACCAATTCAACTCATGTACCACCTCTCTTCTTGTCAGTCTGCagatgcagaggctgcaggtcctggAGGATCATCTCTGGTCAAGCAGGAGAAGACTGAAAGAGAGGACCCACGACACAGCAGAGACACTGAGACTGGAGTGGCTGGAGCGCCGCCTGTAGCCCCGGAGGACCCCACCACCGCCCCAGCGCTGCCCAGGTCCCGATGCAGCATCGGGTCAGTGGAACACCGAACGCCGTCAGAGATGGACACTGAGACTTTAATTGAAACACACAGGCTCTTAAACAAAGGATATGACCACAGATCAGACCCAGAGAGTCTGGGCTGTCCTCCTGCTCCCAGCTCAGACTACTTACCGGTATTTCACCAGAGCCAGAGGTCAGTTTATTCCCGTGAAgagggtgatggtgatggtgacgcGTTAGACACTAGCGGTGATGACCTGTCTTGTTCTTACACTACAGAGATGGACGCTGGCAACATGCCCTTGGGTTtagagacacagactgatctgtctacaggggactggaaccggtacagtagtagtgtatactctgaagggtgcctagataagaaagtggaggttatagtggtagatgaggtgactgtgaaagtggagggCGACACTCCTCCCACATGGAATGCAGATAGTCACCTAGGAGACGGACAGTCACAGGGCAGAGATTTCTTAGATTACAGGGAAAGCTTAGAGACAAATCTAAATGTTGTGACCCACTCCCCTTTACATTCGCTCAGGGATTGCGACCCAGTGTCCACGTCGGTGGGGCCTTCCAATTCACACGGCCGCATCCTTTTCGatcaggtattgaactcaaacgacagggctagagcccaggctcagggagggggagccacatcaggcaatagtaaagagaaacggttcctctgcatgttctgtaacaaaggcttcagctgcctacagaaggtggagatccaccagaaggtccacacaggggtgaaaccctacagctgtacccagtgtcataTGCGCTTCGCCCAGGCTCgtgacctgaagaggcaccagagggtccacacaggggagaaaccttacAGTTGCCCCCAGTGTGAGAAAAGGTTCTCCCGCCAGGACAATTTGAAGATacacctgaaggtccacacgggaGAGAGGCAGTTCACCTGTACGCACTGCGGGAAGAAGTTCacagagaggagctacctcaggatacaccagcagaaaaaccaTCCCACTCTATTAACATAGAAAGTAACCATTCCACGCGATAGCTTCTGAGTTTAGATCAAAACTGCATTAAAGGGTTTGTAGCATTAACATAACCACATGTAACATGGATTTGCATTAGTATACgcatcaaaagtcccaatgcaaagttacTTAGAGTTATTACATAAAACCCATCAGAATGCCGGAAAATGTTTTTGCGGGGTGTGACGTAATATGGAGGACCCAGGCAAGCCATAATGTAAACTCcaacagaaataacttcaaatGTATAACATGTTTACACTCTTGACTACTGGTTTCAATTACATTTTCAGCCAACTGACAAGCAAatactttatgaatttattgttacaaatcagcttgcaaggttgctagccaactagcctgctaacgtcagtggtgtaaagtacttaagtaaaaatactttaaagtactacttaggtagttttttgggtatctgtactataCTTTACATTTCTGACAACTTTTacttacattttccctgacacccaaaagtactagttacattttgaaggcttagcaggacaggaaaattgtccaattcacacacttatcaagagaacatccctggtcatccctactgcctctgagctGGTGAACTCACTAAACACGAATGCTTTgtttgtgaatgatgtattatggagagtgcccctggctatccgtaaattttaaaaacaagaaaaatcAGTGCAAGCAAGCCGTTTTTGCCGCCAGAATGGCCAACGCTACCGAAAATGTTGTGGACTTTTTGTTGAAGAATCCCTTTCATTCTCTGGGGTACACAGAAAAGGTGCGAATTAAAACCGAGGGTCGACCTCTGCCTGAGAACAGTTTCATGAAGAAGGATGAAAAGGTGAGGGCGTTCAATACCAATTGGTATCAAAAGTATAGCTGGTTAACAGGGAGCCTTTCATCAAGTGGCCTGTATTGCTGACCTTGCCTGCTTTTTGTTAAGTCAGAGCCTTGGGGGGAAAGGGGGTACAGTGACCTGAAGAACATTGGTCGTTCAGCAAAACGGCATAACAAAAGCAGGGAGCATATAAATGCCCACATCAGATTCAAGCTTCTGGGAAAAAGCCACTTCAATCATGTAATGACCTCCTTCAAGGTCTATGTGTTCAAACTGCGCAACACAAGTAAGAAGAAACAGGGATGTTATCAAGCGGCTTATCGACCCCACTGCATTTTTGGCCATACAATAATTGCCGTTTAGAGGACACGAAGAGAGGGAAAGTTCCACTAACAAGGACAACTACAAGGAACTTGCAGAGGTAATTGCACGTTACGATGCTTTACTTGCTTAACATATGGAACTTTCGACTGTCTTTGCTTGGATGTCGAAATCAATTCAGAATGTTTTGATAGCTTCCATCGCATCATCCATTAAAAGTGAGATTAAAGAGAGAGGTTGACGCAGCACATTTTTCCCGCACTCGCTCAAGTAGCCTTTCCACTTTCCTTCTGTATTTATTTAGCAAAGGTGATAACACAATCACTCCGGACAGACACAAAcaagtctgatcaactgtaggctactaataaTAACAGCTGCAAACAGCCTATGCACCCTGTCCATCTGGTCAGGGTAAACAAATTGTTAACGTTATGGACagttaccagtcaaaagtttggacacacctactcattccagggtttttctttatttttaatattttctacattgtggaataatagtgaagacatcaaaactgtaaaataacacatatggaatcatgtagtaaccaaaaaagtgttaaacaaatcaaaatatattttatatttgagattcttcaaagtagccaccctttgccttgatgacagctttgcacacgcttggcattctctcaaccagcttcataaggtagtcacctggaatgcatttcaattaacaggtgtgccttgttaaaagttaatttgtggaatttctttccttcttaatgcgtttgagccaaggtaggggtggtatacagatgattgccctatctggtaaaagaccaagtccatattatggcaagaacagctcaaataagcaaagagaaacgacggtccatcattactttaagacatggtcagttaatccggaaaatgtcaagaactttgaaagtttcttcaagtgcagtcacaaaaaccatcaagcgctatgatgaaactggctctcatgaggaccgccacaggaaaggaagacccagagttacctctgctgcagaggataagttcattagagttaccagcctcaaattgcagcctaaataaatgcttcagagtacaagtaacagacatctcaacatcaactgttcagaggagactgcatgaatcaggccttcatattatatttttttatgttatatttttataattttttctaaatacatttttttaaaatattttttgtttgtcatttagcagatgctcttatccagagcgacttacagttagtgagtgcatacattattttgctTGGgggaagaaacacgagcaatggacattagaccagtggaaatctgtcctttggtctgatgagtccaaatatgagatttttggttccaattgctgcgtctttgtgagacacagagtaggtgaacggatgatctctgcatgtgtggtttccaccataaagcatggaggaggtggtgtgatggtgctttgctggtgacactgtcagtgatttatttagaattcaaggcacacttaaccagcatggctaccacagaattctgcagcgatacgccatcccatctggtttgcgcttagtgggactgtcatttgtttttcaacaggacaataacccaacacacctccaggctgtgtaagggctatttgaacaaggagagtgatggagtgctacatcagattactttgcctccacaatcccctgacctcaacccaattgagatggtttgggatgagttggacctcagagtgaaggaaaagcagccaacaagtgctcagcatatgtgggaactccttcaagactgttggaaaagcattccaggtgaagctggttgagagaatgccaaaagtgtgcaaagctgtcatcaaggcaaagggtggctactttgaagaatctcaaatataaaatatatttagatttgtttaacacttttttttggttactacatgattccaaatgtgttatttcatagttttgatgtcttcactattattctacaatgtagaaaattgttcaaataaagaaaaacccttgaatgagtaagtgtgtccaaacttttgactggtactgtatttatagtccatttgtgtgtcaggagaaaatgtgaatgtggtCAAATGtggtttatattcaaacttgGGCTGGCTAGACTGCCTTTACGTTTTCAATCCAAAATTattaactggaattaatcaacataatagtgatgacagaTGTGAGTTAATGTTTTATAGGGTGGTATATAGGATACCTGCGTGATGCAAACATGCATATAGCAATCTCAGCCCTGTGAGTTCaattgtctatctgtctctgtgtctgggtagaggaAATCCCCCTCTTAATCGAGTCTAAATATAAGTCATATGaacaagtacagtgagggaaaaaaagtatttgatcccctgctgatgttgtacgtttgcccactgacaaagaaatgatcagtctataattttaatggtaggtttatttgaacagtgagagacagaataacaacaaaaaaatccagaaaaacgcatgtcaaaaattttataaattgatttgcattttaatgagggaaataagtatttgaccccctctcaatcagaaagatttctgtctcccaggtgtcttttatacaggtaacgagctgagattaggagcacactcttaaagggagtgctcctaatctcagcttgttacctgtataaatgacacctgtccacagaagcaatgaatcaatcagattccaaactctccaccatggccaacaccaaagagctctccaaggatgtcagggacaatattgtagacctacacaaggctggaatgggctacaagaccatcgccaagcagcttggtgagaaggtgacaacagttggtgcgattatttgcaaatggaggaaacacaaaataactgtcaatctccctctgcctggggctccatgcaagatctcacctcgtggagttgcaatgatcatgagaacggtgaggaatcagcccagaactacacgggaggatcttgtcaatgatctcaaggcagctgggaccgtagtcaccaagaaaacaattggtaacacactacgccgtgaaggactgaaatcctgcagcacccgcaaggtccccctgctcaagaaagcacatatacaggcccgtctgaagtttgccaatgaacatctgaatgattcagaggagaactgggtgaaagtgttgtggtcagatgagaccaaaatggagctctttggcatcaactcaactcaccgtgtttggaggaggaggaatgctacctatgaccccaagaacaccatccccaccgtcaaacatggaggtggaaacattatgctttggggggtgtttttttgctaaggggacaggacaacttcaccgcatcaaagggacgatggacggggccatgtaccgtcaaatcttgggtgagaacctccttccctcagccagggcattgaaaatgggtagtggatgggtattccagcatgacaatgacccacaaaacacggccaaggcaacaaaggagtggctcaagaagaagcacattaaggtcctggagtggcctttctccagaccttaatcccatagaaaatctgtggagggagctgaaggttcgagttgccaaacgtcagtctcgaaaccttaatgacttggagaagatctgcaaagaggagtgggacaaaatccctcctgagatgtgtgcaaacctggtggc
It contains:
- the LOC121561815 gene encoding zinc finger protein with KRAB and SCAN domains 8-like, which codes for MIESADAEAAGPGGSSLVKQEKTEREDPRHSRDTETGVAGAPPVAPEDPTTAPALPRSRCSIGSVEHRTPSEMDTETLIETHRLLNKGYDHRSDPESLGCPPAPSSDYLPVFHQSQRSVYSREEGDGDGDALDTSGDDLSCSYTTEMDAGNMPLGLETQTDLSTGDWNRYSSSVYSEGCLDKKVEVIVVDEVTVKVEGDTPPTWNADSHLGDGQSQGRDFLDYRESLETNLNVVTHSPLHSLRDCDPVSTSVGPSNSHGRILFDQVLNSNDRARAQAQGGGATSGNSKEKRFLCMFCNKGFSCLQKVEIHQKVHTGVKPYSCTQCHMRFAQARDLKRHQRVHTGEKPYSCPQCEKRFSRQDNLKIHLKVHTGERQFTCTHCGKKFTERSYLRIHQQKNHPTLLT